The following are from one region of the Etheostoma spectabile isolate EspeVRDwgs_2016 chromosome 2, UIUC_Espe_1.0, whole genome shotgun sequence genome:
- the prom1b gene encoding prominin 1 b isoform X2 gives MLWTSWLVLLLCWGTTSGEQQADGSDGTPARARADIHRQRSPPPVEPLDFGFVPAAVYDTHAYYEPGPIGILFHMVHAFLYVIQPNPFPKDMIVKVIQQNMGGIKLEEWRKPDNVVLLLQWIYYEVGFLTCATIGITLVVLIPIIGLCFCVCRCCENCGGEMHQRQRKNADCQRGFYTASLVATSIFIILGVLIAYAANHNVTTQIKSTRRLINTNLRDLKTFANNTPAQVEYLTAQYTTAKNKVLSDLDNIGPLLGGRIHSQLEKEVVPSLDTALRMAGAKVENAIKAMRETKEALENVSSSLEVLQEGTAKLQASLSGERASLSNTLSDPACTNGAVSQTCNTIRSTLSQLGINADFSMLPDLSHALANVNTVLKTDLSNIVQKGYSSFNDTPKLVHEQTKNIVSALPRVKGMLDKIGTEINSFSKMFPVEASLVNFTNFLTKGQKNIESYYPQVDQLDFYRWIGCVAALCMVVLVLAFNSLGLLCGACGYDKQATPTTRGCLSNTGGNLLMAGVGFSFIFAWVLMAIVTTLFVVGGNIEKLICEPLANRQLFKIIDTPFLVHPAKKNFLPGMLFQNPNIDLTLGSMYRDCHENNGLYHSLQLETMFNINSFLNRTVYNKDLANVFESVRVDLQDILLLEQAGRDNLINFANSGVGEIDYEAYLAEVNKGVTLVDLLSFSTDLEAQADQLPRGALENALKGHASSIRQIHREQVVPMLQAMKYVRARSTLSQSIKQLQRMSSDLPVKVTNILSAIDAAEYLITHNASHVVKRETKVFTQSLEGYFKQYTVWVKNSLTAEVAQCKPISNIVDSMEIVACSFIIDSVNTFWFGLGGCCILLIPSIIFSVKLAKYYRRMDTEDVFEDMGNTGNPGEHMCDIHGDLAVVSSPYYDTLTRFPRASAPPSYSDW, from the exons ATGTTGTGGACAAGTTGGCTCGTCCTGCTGCTCTGCTGGGGGACCACAAGCGGCGAGCAGCAGGCGGATGGGAGTGACGGGACCCCGGCTAGGGCCCGGGCGGACATCCACAGACAGCGGTCCCCTCCACCGGTGGAGCCGTTGGATTTTGGGTTTGTACCGGCAGCAGTTTATGATACCCACGCTTACTACGAGCCTGGGCCCATAGGGATCCTCTTCCACATGGTCCACGCGTTTCTCTACGTTATTCAACCAAACCCCTTTCCCAAAG ATATGATTGTTAAAgtcattcaacaaaacatgGGAGGAATCAAATTAGAAGAATGGAGAAAG CCAGATAATGTGGTCCTGTTACTACAG TGGATCTACTACGAGGTCGGATTCCTCACATGTGCGACCATTGGTATCACGTTAGTGGTCCTCATTCCCATCATAgggttgtgtttctgtgtgtgtcgaTGCTGTGAGAACTGCGGAGGGGAGATGcaccagagacagagaaagaacgCCGACTGTCAGAGAGGTTTCTACACCGCCTCGCTAGTTGCCACCTCCATCTTCATCAT tctgGGTGTACTCATTGCCTATGCTGCAAACCATAATGTCACCACCCAGATTAAGAGCACTCGGCGGCTCATCAACACCAATCTGAGAGACCTGAAGACATTTGCCAACAACACACCTGCG cAAGTTGAATACCTGACAGCCCAGTACACCACAGCAAAGAACAAAGTCCTGTCAGACCTTGACA ACATTGGACCACTGCTGGGTGGGAGGATCCACAGTCAGCTGGAGAAAGAGGTGGTTCCCTCGCTGGACACTGCACTGCGTATGGCAGGAG CAAAAGTTGAGAATGCCATCAAAG CCATGCGAGAGACCAAAGAGGCCCTAGAGAATGTCAGCTCCTCCTTGGAGGTTCTTCAGGAAGGGACGGCAAAACTTCAGGCCAGTCTATCAGGGGAGCGGGCCTCTCTGTCCAACACATTATCAGACCCTGCTTGCACTAATGGAGCTGTGTCCCAAACATGCAACACCATCCGCTCCACGCTGTCCCAGCTGGGAATCAACGCTGACTTCTCCATG CTGCCAGATCTCAGTCATGCCTTGGCCAATGTCAATACCGTCCTGAAAACAGACCTCAGCAACATTGTACAAAAG GGTTACTCATCCTTTAATGATACGCCAAAACTGGTTCATGAACAAACTAAAAACATTGTCTCAG CTCTACCTC gagtaaAAGGTATGCTGGATAAGATTGGCACAGAGATCAACAGCTTCTCCAAGATGTTCCCAGTGGAAGCGTCTCTGGTCAATTTCACCAATTTCCTCACCAAAGGACAGAAAAACATTGAGTCCTATTACCCACAGGTTGACCAATTGGATTTTTACAG GTGGATTGGGTGTGTGGCAGCGCTCTGCATGGTCGTCCTTGTCCTGGCCTTCAACAGCCTCGGACTCCTGTGCGGCGCCTGCGGCTACGACAAGCAAGCTACACCAACAACACGTGGCTGCTTATCAAATACCGGCGGCAACCTTCTTATGGC TGGGGTGGGCTTCTCTTTTATCTTCGCCTGGGTGCTGATGGCCATCGTGACCACCTTGTTTGTTGTTGGTGGCAACATTGAGAAGTTGATTTGTGAACCGCTGGCTAACCGACAGCTATTCAAG atcATAGATACACCATTTCTTGTTCATCCTGCCAAGAAGAACTTCCTTCCTGGGATGCTGTTTCAGAATCCGAACATTGACTTGACTTTGGGAAGCATGTACAG GGACTGCCATGAAAACAACGGCTTGTACCATTCTCTGCAGCTGGAGACCATGTTCAACATCAACTCCTTCCTCAACAGAACTGTG TACAACAAGGATCTGGCCAATGTGTTTGAGAGTGTGCGGGTGGACCTGCAGGACATCCTGCTGCTGGAGCAGGCAGGCAGAGACAACCTCATCAACTTTGCCAACTCTGGAGTTGGAGAGATCGACTATGAAGCCTACCTGGCTGAG gTAAATAAGGGAGTCACTCTTGTGGATCTCCTGTCCTTCTCCACTGACCTGGAGGCTCAGGCCGACCAACTG ccaCGCGGTGCTCTGGAGAACGCACTGAAAGGACACGCCAGCAGTATCAGACAGATTCACAGAGAACAGGTGGTTCCCATGCTGCAAGCAATG AAATATGTCAGAGCGCGG AGTACACTGAGCCAGAGTATCAAGCAGCTGCAGAGGATGTCCTCCGACCTGCCG gtCAAGGTCACGAATATCCTGAGTGCCATTGATGCAGCAGAGTACCTCATCACTCATAACGCCTCCCATGTGGTGAAACgg GAAACAAAGGTCTTCACACAAAGCTTGGAGGGTTACTTCAAACAGTACACAGTATGGGTTAAAAACTCG TTGACTGCAGAGGTGGCCCAGTGTAAACCCATCAGTAACATTGTGGACAGTATGGAGATAGTAGCGTGCAGCTTCATAATTGATTCAGTG aaCACATTCTGGTTTGGTCTGGGTGGCTGCTGTATCCTTCTAATCCCCAGTATCATCTTCTCCGTCAAACTGGCCAAGTATTACCGAAGGATGGACACAGAGGATGTCTTTGAAGA TATGGGTAATACAGGTAATCCTGGTGAACACATGTGTGATATCCACGGAGACCTTGCTGTGGTCAG CTCACCCTATTATGATACTCTGACCCGGTTCCCTCGGGCCTCTGCTCCCCCGAGCTACTCCGACTGGTGA
- the prom1b gene encoding prominin 1 b isoform X13 — MLWTSWLVLLLCWGTTSGEQQADGSDGTPARARADIHRQRSPPPVEPLDFGFVPAAVYDTHAYYEPGPIGILFHMVHAFLYVIQPNPFPKDMIVKVIQQNMGGIKLEEWRKPDNVVLLLQWIYYEVGFLTCATIGITLVVLIPIIGLCFCVCRCCENCGGEMHQRQRKNADCQRGFYTASLVATSIFIILGVLIAYAANHNVTTQIKSTRRLINTNLRDLKTFANNTPAQVEYLTAQYTTAKNKVLSDLDNIGPLLGGRIHSQLEKEVVPSLDTALRMAGAKVENAIKAMRETKEALENVSSSLEVLQEGTAKLQASLSGERASLSNTLSDPACTNGAVSQTCNTIRSTLSQLGINADFSMLPDLSHALANVNTVLKTDLSNIVQKGYSSFNDTPKLVHEQTKNIVSALPRVKGMLDKIGTEINSFSKMFPVEASLVNFTNFLTKGQKNIESYYPQVDQLDFYRWIGCVAALCMVVLVLAFNSLGLLCGACGYDKQATPTTRGCLSNTGGNLLMAGVGFSFIFAWVLMAIVTTLFVVGGNIEKLICEPLANRQLFKIIDTPFLVHPAKKNFLPGMLFQNPNIDLTLGSMYRDCHENNGLYHSLQLETMFNINSFLNRTVYNKDLANVFESVRVDLQDILLLEQAGRDNLINFANSGVGEIDYEAYLAEVNKGVTLVDLLSFSTDLEAQADQLPRGALENALKGHASSIRQIHREQVVPMLQAMKYVRARSTLSQSIKQLQRMSSDLPVKVTNILSAIDAAEYLITHNASHVVKRETKVFTQSLEGYFKQYTVWVKNSLTAEVAQCKPISNIVDSMEIVACSFIIDSVNTFWFGLGGCCILLIPSIIFSVKLAKYYRRMDTEDVFEDSPYYDTLTRFPRASAPPSYSDW; from the exons ATGTTGTGGACAAGTTGGCTCGTCCTGCTGCTCTGCTGGGGGACCACAAGCGGCGAGCAGCAGGCGGATGGGAGTGACGGGACCCCGGCTAGGGCCCGGGCGGACATCCACAGACAGCGGTCCCCTCCACCGGTGGAGCCGTTGGATTTTGGGTTTGTACCGGCAGCAGTTTATGATACCCACGCTTACTACGAGCCTGGGCCCATAGGGATCCTCTTCCACATGGTCCACGCGTTTCTCTACGTTATTCAACCAAACCCCTTTCCCAAAG ATATGATTGTTAAAgtcattcaacaaaacatgGGAGGAATCAAATTAGAAGAATGGAGAAAG CCAGATAATGTGGTCCTGTTACTACAG TGGATCTACTACGAGGTCGGATTCCTCACATGTGCGACCATTGGTATCACGTTAGTGGTCCTCATTCCCATCATAgggttgtgtttctgtgtgtgtcgaTGCTGTGAGAACTGCGGAGGGGAGATGcaccagagacagagaaagaacgCCGACTGTCAGAGAGGTTTCTACACCGCCTCGCTAGTTGCCACCTCCATCTTCATCAT tctgGGTGTACTCATTGCCTATGCTGCAAACCATAATGTCACCACCCAGATTAAGAGCACTCGGCGGCTCATCAACACCAATCTGAGAGACCTGAAGACATTTGCCAACAACACACCTGCG cAAGTTGAATACCTGACAGCCCAGTACACCACAGCAAAGAACAAAGTCCTGTCAGACCTTGACA ACATTGGACCACTGCTGGGTGGGAGGATCCACAGTCAGCTGGAGAAAGAGGTGGTTCCCTCGCTGGACACTGCACTGCGTATGGCAGGAG CAAAAGTTGAGAATGCCATCAAAG CCATGCGAGAGACCAAAGAGGCCCTAGAGAATGTCAGCTCCTCCTTGGAGGTTCTTCAGGAAGGGACGGCAAAACTTCAGGCCAGTCTATCAGGGGAGCGGGCCTCTCTGTCCAACACATTATCAGACCCTGCTTGCACTAATGGAGCTGTGTCCCAAACATGCAACACCATCCGCTCCACGCTGTCCCAGCTGGGAATCAACGCTGACTTCTCCATG CTGCCAGATCTCAGTCATGCCTTGGCCAATGTCAATACCGTCCTGAAAACAGACCTCAGCAACATTGTACAAAAG GGTTACTCATCCTTTAATGATACGCCAAAACTGGTTCATGAACAAACTAAAAACATTGTCTCAG CTCTACCTC gagtaaAAGGTATGCTGGATAAGATTGGCACAGAGATCAACAGCTTCTCCAAGATGTTCCCAGTGGAAGCGTCTCTGGTCAATTTCACCAATTTCCTCACCAAAGGACAGAAAAACATTGAGTCCTATTACCCACAGGTTGACCAATTGGATTTTTACAG GTGGATTGGGTGTGTGGCAGCGCTCTGCATGGTCGTCCTTGTCCTGGCCTTCAACAGCCTCGGACTCCTGTGCGGCGCCTGCGGCTACGACAAGCAAGCTACACCAACAACACGTGGCTGCTTATCAAATACCGGCGGCAACCTTCTTATGGC TGGGGTGGGCTTCTCTTTTATCTTCGCCTGGGTGCTGATGGCCATCGTGACCACCTTGTTTGTTGTTGGTGGCAACATTGAGAAGTTGATTTGTGAACCGCTGGCTAACCGACAGCTATTCAAG atcATAGATACACCATTTCTTGTTCATCCTGCCAAGAAGAACTTCCTTCCTGGGATGCTGTTTCAGAATCCGAACATTGACTTGACTTTGGGAAGCATGTACAG GGACTGCCATGAAAACAACGGCTTGTACCATTCTCTGCAGCTGGAGACCATGTTCAACATCAACTCCTTCCTCAACAGAACTGTG TACAACAAGGATCTGGCCAATGTGTTTGAGAGTGTGCGGGTGGACCTGCAGGACATCCTGCTGCTGGAGCAGGCAGGCAGAGACAACCTCATCAACTTTGCCAACTCTGGAGTTGGAGAGATCGACTATGAAGCCTACCTGGCTGAG gTAAATAAGGGAGTCACTCTTGTGGATCTCCTGTCCTTCTCCACTGACCTGGAGGCTCAGGCCGACCAACTG ccaCGCGGTGCTCTGGAGAACGCACTGAAAGGACACGCCAGCAGTATCAGACAGATTCACAGAGAACAGGTGGTTCCCATGCTGCAAGCAATG AAATATGTCAGAGCGCGG AGTACACTGAGCCAGAGTATCAAGCAGCTGCAGAGGATGTCCTCCGACCTGCCG gtCAAGGTCACGAATATCCTGAGTGCCATTGATGCAGCAGAGTACCTCATCACTCATAACGCCTCCCATGTGGTGAAACgg GAAACAAAGGTCTTCACACAAAGCTTGGAGGGTTACTTCAAACAGTACACAGTATGGGTTAAAAACTCG TTGACTGCAGAGGTGGCCCAGTGTAAACCCATCAGTAACATTGTGGACAGTATGGAGATAGTAGCGTGCAGCTTCATAATTGATTCAGTG aaCACATTCTGGTTTGGTCTGGGTGGCTGCTGTATCCTTCTAATCCCCAGTATCATCTTCTCCGTCAAACTGGCCAAGTATTACCGAAGGATGGACACAGAGGATGTCTTTGAAGA CTCACCCTATTATGATACTCTGACCCGGTTCCCTCGGGCCTCTGCTCCCCCGAGCTACTCCGACTGGTGA
- the prom1b gene encoding prominin 1 b isoform X9, with the protein MLWTSWLVLLLCWGTTSGEQQADGSDGTPARARADIHRQRSPPPVEPLDFGFVPAAVYDTHAYYEPGPIGILFHMVHAFLYVIQPNPFPKDMIVKVIQQNMGGIKLEEWRKPDNVVLLLQWIYYEVGFLTCATIGITLVVLIPIIGLCFCVCRCCENCGGEMHQRQRKNADCQRGFYTASLVATSIFIILGVLIAYAANHNVTTQIKSTRRLINTNLRDLKTFANNTPAQVEYLTAQYTTAKNKVLSDLDNIGPLLGGRIHSQLEKEVVPSLDTALRMAGAMRETKEALENVSSSLEVLQEGTAKLQASLSGERASLSNTLSDPACTNGAVSQTCNTIRSTLSQLGINADFSMLPDLSHALANVNTVLKTDLSNIVQKGYSSFNDTPKLVHEQTKNIVSGVKGMLDKIGTEINSFSKMFPVEASLVNFTNFLTKGQKNIESYYPQVDQLDFYRWIGCVAALCMVVLVLAFNSLGLLCGACGYDKQATPTTRGCLSNTGGNLLMAGVGFSFIFAWVLMAIVTTLFVVGGNIEKLICEPLANRQLFKIIDTPFLVHPAKKNFLPGMLFQNPNIDLTLGSMYRDCHENNGLYHSLQLETMFNINSFLNRTVYNKDLANVFESVRVDLQDILLLEQAGRDNLINFANSGVGEIDYEAYLAEVNKGVTLVDLLSFSTDLEAQADQLPRGALENALKGHASSIRQIHREQVVPMLQAMKYVRARSTLSQSIKQLQRMSSDLPVKVTNILSAIDAAEYLITHNASHVVKRETKVFTQSLEGYFKQYTVWVKNSLTAEVAQCKPISNIVDSMEIVACSFIIDSVNTFWFGLGGCCILLIPSIIFSVKLAKYYRRMDTEDVFEDMGNTGNPGEHMCDIHGDLAVVRYEQCFCLHACRGVTWWRDVLQSL; encoded by the exons ATGTTGTGGACAAGTTGGCTCGTCCTGCTGCTCTGCTGGGGGACCACAAGCGGCGAGCAGCAGGCGGATGGGAGTGACGGGACCCCGGCTAGGGCCCGGGCGGACATCCACAGACAGCGGTCCCCTCCACCGGTGGAGCCGTTGGATTTTGGGTTTGTACCGGCAGCAGTTTATGATACCCACGCTTACTACGAGCCTGGGCCCATAGGGATCCTCTTCCACATGGTCCACGCGTTTCTCTACGTTATTCAACCAAACCCCTTTCCCAAAG ATATGATTGTTAAAgtcattcaacaaaacatgGGAGGAATCAAATTAGAAGAATGGAGAAAG CCAGATAATGTGGTCCTGTTACTACAG TGGATCTACTACGAGGTCGGATTCCTCACATGTGCGACCATTGGTATCACGTTAGTGGTCCTCATTCCCATCATAgggttgtgtttctgtgtgtgtcgaTGCTGTGAGAACTGCGGAGGGGAGATGcaccagagacagagaaagaacgCCGACTGTCAGAGAGGTTTCTACACCGCCTCGCTAGTTGCCACCTCCATCTTCATCAT tctgGGTGTACTCATTGCCTATGCTGCAAACCATAATGTCACCACCCAGATTAAGAGCACTCGGCGGCTCATCAACACCAATCTGAGAGACCTGAAGACATTTGCCAACAACACACCTGCG cAAGTTGAATACCTGACAGCCCAGTACACCACAGCAAAGAACAAAGTCCTGTCAGACCTTGACA ACATTGGACCACTGCTGGGTGGGAGGATCCACAGTCAGCTGGAGAAAGAGGTGGTTCCCTCGCTGGACACTGCACTGCGTATGGCAGGAG CCATGCGAGAGACCAAAGAGGCCCTAGAGAATGTCAGCTCCTCCTTGGAGGTTCTTCAGGAAGGGACGGCAAAACTTCAGGCCAGTCTATCAGGGGAGCGGGCCTCTCTGTCCAACACATTATCAGACCCTGCTTGCACTAATGGAGCTGTGTCCCAAACATGCAACACCATCCGCTCCACGCTGTCCCAGCTGGGAATCAACGCTGACTTCTCCATG CTGCCAGATCTCAGTCATGCCTTGGCCAATGTCAATACCGTCCTGAAAACAGACCTCAGCAACATTGTACAAAAG GGTTACTCATCCTTTAATGATACGCCAAAACTGGTTCATGAACAAACTAAAAACATTGTCTCAG gagtaaAAGGTATGCTGGATAAGATTGGCACAGAGATCAACAGCTTCTCCAAGATGTTCCCAGTGGAAGCGTCTCTGGTCAATTTCACCAATTTCCTCACCAAAGGACAGAAAAACATTGAGTCCTATTACCCACAGGTTGACCAATTGGATTTTTACAG GTGGATTGGGTGTGTGGCAGCGCTCTGCATGGTCGTCCTTGTCCTGGCCTTCAACAGCCTCGGACTCCTGTGCGGCGCCTGCGGCTACGACAAGCAAGCTACACCAACAACACGTGGCTGCTTATCAAATACCGGCGGCAACCTTCTTATGGC TGGGGTGGGCTTCTCTTTTATCTTCGCCTGGGTGCTGATGGCCATCGTGACCACCTTGTTTGTTGTTGGTGGCAACATTGAGAAGTTGATTTGTGAACCGCTGGCTAACCGACAGCTATTCAAG atcATAGATACACCATTTCTTGTTCATCCTGCCAAGAAGAACTTCCTTCCTGGGATGCTGTTTCAGAATCCGAACATTGACTTGACTTTGGGAAGCATGTACAG GGACTGCCATGAAAACAACGGCTTGTACCATTCTCTGCAGCTGGAGACCATGTTCAACATCAACTCCTTCCTCAACAGAACTGTG TACAACAAGGATCTGGCCAATGTGTTTGAGAGTGTGCGGGTGGACCTGCAGGACATCCTGCTGCTGGAGCAGGCAGGCAGAGACAACCTCATCAACTTTGCCAACTCTGGAGTTGGAGAGATCGACTATGAAGCCTACCTGGCTGAG gTAAATAAGGGAGTCACTCTTGTGGATCTCCTGTCCTTCTCCACTGACCTGGAGGCTCAGGCCGACCAACTG ccaCGCGGTGCTCTGGAGAACGCACTGAAAGGACACGCCAGCAGTATCAGACAGATTCACAGAGAACAGGTGGTTCCCATGCTGCAAGCAATG AAATATGTCAGAGCGCGG AGTACACTGAGCCAGAGTATCAAGCAGCTGCAGAGGATGTCCTCCGACCTGCCG gtCAAGGTCACGAATATCCTGAGTGCCATTGATGCAGCAGAGTACCTCATCACTCATAACGCCTCCCATGTGGTGAAACgg GAAACAAAGGTCTTCACACAAAGCTTGGAGGGTTACTTCAAACAGTACACAGTATGGGTTAAAAACTCG TTGACTGCAGAGGTGGCCCAGTGTAAACCCATCAGTAACATTGTGGACAGTATGGAGATAGTAGCGTGCAGCTTCATAATTGATTCAGTG aaCACATTCTGGTTTGGTCTGGGTGGCTGCTGTATCCTTCTAATCCCCAGTATCATCTTCTCCGTCAAACTGGCCAAGTATTACCGAAGGATGGACACAGAGGATGTCTTTGAAGA TATGGGTAATACAGGTAATCCTGGTGAACACATGTGTGATATCCACGGAGACCTTGCTGTGGTCAGGTATGAGCAGTGTTTCTGCTTGCATGCATGCCGCGGTGTAACTTGGTGGAGGGATGTTTTACAGAGTCTGTAG
- the prom1b gene encoding prominin 1 b isoform X7, which translates to MLWTSWLVLLLCWGTTSGEQQADGSDGTPARARADIHRQRSPPPVEPLDFGFVPAAVYDTHAYYEPGPIGILFHMVHAFLYVIQPNPFPKDMIVKVIQQNMGGIKLEEWRKWIYYEVGFLTCATIGITLVVLIPIIGLCFCVCRCCENCGGEMHQRQRKNADCQRGFYTASLVATSIFIILGVLIAYAANHNVTTQIKSTRRLINTNLRDLKTFANNTPAQVEYLTAQYTTAKNKVLSDLDNIGPLLGGRIHSQLEKEVVPSLDTALRMAGAKVENAIKAMRETKEALENVSSSLEVLQEGTAKLQASLSGERASLSNTLSDPACTNGAVSQTCNTIRSTLSQLGINADFSMLPDLSHALANVNTVLKTDLSNIVQKGYSSFNDTPKLVHEQTKNIVSALPRVKGMLDKIGTEINSFSKMFPVEASLVNFTNFLTKGQKNIESYYPQVDQLDFYRWIGCVAALCMVVLVLAFNSLGLLCGACGYDKQATPTTRGCLSNTGGNLLMAGVGFSFIFAWVLMAIVTTLFVVGGNIEKLICEPLANRQLFKIIDTPFLVHPAKKNFLPGMLFQNPNIDLTLGSMYRDCHENNGLYHSLQLETMFNINSFLNRTVYNKDLANVFESVRVDLQDILLLEQAGRDNLINFANSGVGEIDYEAYLAEVNKGVTLVDLLSFSTDLEAQADQLPRGALENALKGHASSIRQIHREQVVPMLQAMKYVRARSTLSQSIKQLQRMSSDLPVKVTNILSAIDAAEYLITHNASHVVKRETKVFTQSLEGYFKQYTVWVKNSLTAEVAQCKPISNIVDSMEIVACSFIIDSVNTFWFGLGGCCILLIPSIIFSVKLAKYYRRMDTEDVFEDMGNTGNPGEHMCDIHGDLAVVRYEQCFCLHACRGVTWWRDVLQSL; encoded by the exons ATGTTGTGGACAAGTTGGCTCGTCCTGCTGCTCTGCTGGGGGACCACAAGCGGCGAGCAGCAGGCGGATGGGAGTGACGGGACCCCGGCTAGGGCCCGGGCGGACATCCACAGACAGCGGTCCCCTCCACCGGTGGAGCCGTTGGATTTTGGGTTTGTACCGGCAGCAGTTTATGATACCCACGCTTACTACGAGCCTGGGCCCATAGGGATCCTCTTCCACATGGTCCACGCGTTTCTCTACGTTATTCAACCAAACCCCTTTCCCAAAG ATATGATTGTTAAAgtcattcaacaaaacatgGGAGGAATCAAATTAGAAGAATGGAGAAAG TGGATCTACTACGAGGTCGGATTCCTCACATGTGCGACCATTGGTATCACGTTAGTGGTCCTCATTCCCATCATAgggttgtgtttctgtgtgtgtcgaTGCTGTGAGAACTGCGGAGGGGAGATGcaccagagacagagaaagaacgCCGACTGTCAGAGAGGTTTCTACACCGCCTCGCTAGTTGCCACCTCCATCTTCATCAT tctgGGTGTACTCATTGCCTATGCTGCAAACCATAATGTCACCACCCAGATTAAGAGCACTCGGCGGCTCATCAACACCAATCTGAGAGACCTGAAGACATTTGCCAACAACACACCTGCG cAAGTTGAATACCTGACAGCCCAGTACACCACAGCAAAGAACAAAGTCCTGTCAGACCTTGACA ACATTGGACCACTGCTGGGTGGGAGGATCCACAGTCAGCTGGAGAAAGAGGTGGTTCCCTCGCTGGACACTGCACTGCGTATGGCAGGAG CAAAAGTTGAGAATGCCATCAAAG CCATGCGAGAGACCAAAGAGGCCCTAGAGAATGTCAGCTCCTCCTTGGAGGTTCTTCAGGAAGGGACGGCAAAACTTCAGGCCAGTCTATCAGGGGAGCGGGCCTCTCTGTCCAACACATTATCAGACCCTGCTTGCACTAATGGAGCTGTGTCCCAAACATGCAACACCATCCGCTCCACGCTGTCCCAGCTGGGAATCAACGCTGACTTCTCCATG CTGCCAGATCTCAGTCATGCCTTGGCCAATGTCAATACCGTCCTGAAAACAGACCTCAGCAACATTGTACAAAAG GGTTACTCATCCTTTAATGATACGCCAAAACTGGTTCATGAACAAACTAAAAACATTGTCTCAG CTCTACCTC gagtaaAAGGTATGCTGGATAAGATTGGCACAGAGATCAACAGCTTCTCCAAGATGTTCCCAGTGGAAGCGTCTCTGGTCAATTTCACCAATTTCCTCACCAAAGGACAGAAAAACATTGAGTCCTATTACCCACAGGTTGACCAATTGGATTTTTACAG GTGGATTGGGTGTGTGGCAGCGCTCTGCATGGTCGTCCTTGTCCTGGCCTTCAACAGCCTCGGACTCCTGTGCGGCGCCTGCGGCTACGACAAGCAAGCTACACCAACAACACGTGGCTGCTTATCAAATACCGGCGGCAACCTTCTTATGGC TGGGGTGGGCTTCTCTTTTATCTTCGCCTGGGTGCTGATGGCCATCGTGACCACCTTGTTTGTTGTTGGTGGCAACATTGAGAAGTTGATTTGTGAACCGCTGGCTAACCGACAGCTATTCAAG atcATAGATACACCATTTCTTGTTCATCCTGCCAAGAAGAACTTCCTTCCTGGGATGCTGTTTCAGAATCCGAACATTGACTTGACTTTGGGAAGCATGTACAG GGACTGCCATGAAAACAACGGCTTGTACCATTCTCTGCAGCTGGAGACCATGTTCAACATCAACTCCTTCCTCAACAGAACTGTG TACAACAAGGATCTGGCCAATGTGTTTGAGAGTGTGCGGGTGGACCTGCAGGACATCCTGCTGCTGGAGCAGGCAGGCAGAGACAACCTCATCAACTTTGCCAACTCTGGAGTTGGAGAGATCGACTATGAAGCCTACCTGGCTGAG gTAAATAAGGGAGTCACTCTTGTGGATCTCCTGTCCTTCTCCACTGACCTGGAGGCTCAGGCCGACCAACTG ccaCGCGGTGCTCTGGAGAACGCACTGAAAGGACACGCCAGCAGTATCAGACAGATTCACAGAGAACAGGTGGTTCCCATGCTGCAAGCAATG AAATATGTCAGAGCGCGG AGTACACTGAGCCAGAGTATCAAGCAGCTGCAGAGGATGTCCTCCGACCTGCCG gtCAAGGTCACGAATATCCTGAGTGCCATTGATGCAGCAGAGTACCTCATCACTCATAACGCCTCCCATGTGGTGAAACgg GAAACAAAGGTCTTCACACAAAGCTTGGAGGGTTACTTCAAACAGTACACAGTATGGGTTAAAAACTCG TTGACTGCAGAGGTGGCCCAGTGTAAACCCATCAGTAACATTGTGGACAGTATGGAGATAGTAGCGTGCAGCTTCATAATTGATTCAGTG aaCACATTCTGGTTTGGTCTGGGTGGCTGCTGTATCCTTCTAATCCCCAGTATCATCTTCTCCGTCAAACTGGCCAAGTATTACCGAAGGATGGACACAGAGGATGTCTTTGAAGA TATGGGTAATACAGGTAATCCTGGTGAACACATGTGTGATATCCACGGAGACCTTGCTGTGGTCAGGTATGAGCAGTGTTTCTGCTTGCATGCATGCCGCGGTGTAACTTGGTGGAGGGATGTTTTACAGAGTCTGTAG